Sequence from the Coxiella endosymbiont of Amblyomma sculptum genome:
TTCATATGGGAGGAATTAAAATTTTTCGAAACAAAAAGAATCAGATCAACAATATACTTGCTCACCATTTGGAACTGGAATCTCACCACGACGAAAATAATATGGAAGCACCAATTCATATGGAAATAGATCGACAGACAGATCTCAAAATCCTAATGGACATTCAACGCAATGTTCGTCGAGTTTTAGGAGATGTGCAAATGGTTGTAGAAGATTGGCAATTAATGCAGAAACGAGTGCAAGAATGTGTAGCGGATTTAGATCCAAAAAAAATGATTCAATATCCAGAAGAAATCAGAGAAACCAAAGAATTTTTGAACTGGTTGCTTGACAATCATTTCACCTTCTTGGGTTTTCGCGATTATGAGATGGTTGGCGAAGGAAAAGAACGAGCGTTACGACTAATTCCCGGTTTGGGTCTAGGTGTATTGCGTGATTATGCACACAGCAAGATGTTGCGACAGTATTCTGACTTACCAAAAGCAGCAAGGAAAATAGCATTGTCAACTGATCACATATTGATTATGTCAAAAACGAATACTATATCGACTGTACATCGTCCCACTTATACAGATTACATAGGAATTAAGCGTTTTGATGCAAAGTGGGGGCTAATTGGTGAACGTCGATTCATAGGTCTTTATACTTCGGATGTATACAGATCGGATCCTAGGATGATACCAGTTGTTCGTCTTAAGGTAGAGTCTGTTCTAAAACGATCTCGATTGTCTGCTAAAAGTCACGGTGGAAAAGATTTGCTGCACATATTAGCCACTTTGCCGCGAGACGACTTATTTCATGCAAGCGTCGATGAATTGTTTGTATGGGCAATGGGTATTCTTCGACTACAAGAACGTCGTAAAATTCGTCTGTTTGTAAGGAGAGACGCTTATGGTCGTTTTGTTTCTTGTTTGGTCTATGTACCTCGCGACAATTTTACTACGGATTTGGTAATGCGTATGCAAGAAATTCTGATTAAAGCGTTTCACGGTCTGGACGTCTCTTTTACTACCTATTTTTCCGAATCAATATTGGCTCGTATTCATTTTGTAATTCGAATCAATCCACGAAGATCTCTCGAATATGATGTTAAAAAATTGGAAGAGAAATTAGTTGTTATCGGTGTTTCTTGGGAAGATGAATTTTACCAATACGCACTGGAATTTTTTGGAGAAGAACGTGGGAATAGTATTTTTTTCAAGTATCGTCATGCTTTTCCGTCCAGTTATCGAGAACAATTTAAAGCTCAACAAGCAGTGTTTGATGTAACTTATATCGAGAAATTATCAAAATCCCATCAATTAGAGATGAGTATTTATCAGCCACGTGGAGTAGCCAAAGACGTCATTCGCTTTAAACTATTCCACGTGGATTTTACTGTTCCTCTGTCGGATGCGCTGCCAATGTTGGAAAATATGGGTCTACGTGTTGTAGGAGAACAACCTTACGAGTTAACTTTTTCAGATGGACAAAAAGTTTGGATTAACGATTTCCTTATGACCTATGCTAAAGAGCCTGAATTCGAAATTGAAACCGTTAAAACAAATTTTCAGGAAGCCTATGAGAAAATTTGGTTCGGAATAGCTGAGGACGACAGTCTAAATCGACTAGTGTTGGCAGCTCAATTAACTTGGAGAGAGATCACAGTTTTTCGCGCTTATATGAAATATTTTCGGCAAATAGCTTTTACTTTTAGCGAAGGATATATAGCAGATGCTTTAGTAGAAAACCCACGAGTTGTACAACTTCTTATCGCATTGTTCAAGTGTTATTTTGATCCTGAACAAACTGTAGATCCTAAAGAACGAACGATAAATATCGAACAAAACATTCAAAAAGAACTAGATTCTGTGGCCGTTCTCGATGAAGATCGTATTTTGAGACGATATCTTGATTTAATCCATGCTACTTTACGTACAAATTATTTTCAAACAGATATGCATGGAAAACCAAAACCCTATCTTTCTTTTAAACTAAGTTCTTCGAAAATTGAAGACATACCTTTACCCCTTCCAAAATATGAAATATTTGTTTATTCACCTCGGTTTGAGGGAGTACACTTGCGTGCTGCTAAAGTGACAAGAGGGGGAATTCGTTGGTCAGATCGGAGAGAAGACTACAGAACAGAAATACTGGGTTTAATGAAGGCTCAGCAGGTTAAAAATTCTATCATCGTTCCGGCAGGCGCAAAAGGAGGATTTTATCCGAAACGTTTGCCTTTGGAATGGAGTCGAGAGGAAATGTTGCAGGAAGCGATTTTTTGCTATCGGAATTTTATTCGTGGTTTATTAGATTTAACAGATAACTTAGTAGATGGGAAGATTGTCCCACCTGAAAATGCGGTTTCTTACGATGGACCAGATCCCTACCTTGCGGTTGCGGCTGATAAAGGTACAGCGACATTTTCGGATATCGCCAACAGTATAGCCATTGAAAAGAGATATTGGATGGGAGATGCCTTTGCATCAGGAGGATCTACCGGATATGATCACAAAAAAATGGGTATTACAGCAAGAGGGGCTTGGGTTGCTGCGAAACGTCATTTTCAAGATTTAGGAGTAAACTTAGATGAATCTGAAGTAACAGTAGTAGGAATTGGAGATATGAGCGGAGATGTATTTGGAAACGGAATGCTATTGTCAACGCATATTAAATTGGTGGCGGCTTTTGATCATCGGCATATTTTTTTAGACCCGAATCCTAATCCACAATTCAGTTATCAAGAGAGACTGCGATTGTTTAATTTATCACGATCCAGTTGGGATGATTACGATCGCGCTCTACTGATTAAAACAGGAGGAGGAGTGTATTCTCGAGCAGCCAAATCGATCGAATTGTCACAAGAGGTGCGTGCTCTTTTAAATGTTGAGAAAGAAACGATGGTGCCCAACGAGCTGATCCGAGCTATTCTACAAACTCCAGTAGATATGATTTGGA
This genomic interval carries:
- a CDS encoding NAD-glutamate dehydrogenase, whose product is MSSSGEIIKKITDYAKERLSKNVSGLLFSFIQLFYENCPLEDIQGRAISDLYGMVSSQWELMFSRRPKTTKIRVFNPNYERNGWQSTHTIIQVITNDMPFLVDSIRMEINRLGFTTHLMIHMGGIKIFRNKKNQINNILAHHLELESHHDENNMEAPIHMEIDRQTDLKILMDIQRNVRRVLGDVQMVVEDWQLMQKRVQECVADLDPKKMIQYPEEIRETKEFLNWLLDNHFTFLGFRDYEMVGEGKERALRLIPGLGLGVLRDYAHSKMLRQYSDLPKAARKIALSTDHILIMSKTNTISTVHRPTYTDYIGIKRFDAKWGLIGERRFIGLYTSDVYRSDPRMIPVVRLKVESVLKRSRLSAKSHGGKDLLHILATLPRDDLFHASVDELFVWAMGILRLQERRKIRLFVRRDAYGRFVSCLVYVPRDNFTTDLVMRMQEILIKAFHGLDVSFTTYFSESILARIHFVIRINPRRSLEYDVKKLEEKLVVIGVSWEDEFYQYALEFFGEERGNSIFFKYRHAFPSSYREQFKAQQAVFDVTYIEKLSKSHQLEMSIYQPRGVAKDVIRFKLFHVDFTVPLSDALPMLENMGLRVVGEQPYELTFSDGQKVWINDFLMTYAKEPEFEIETVKTNFQEAYEKIWFGIAEDDSLNRLVLAAQLTWREITVFRAYMKYFRQIAFTFSEGYIADALVENPRVVQLLIALFKCYFDPEQTVDPKERTINIEQNIQKELDSVAVLDEDRILRRYLDLIHATLRTNYFQTDMHGKPKPYLSFKLSSSKIEDIPLPLPKYEIFVYSPRFEGVHLRAAKVTRGGIRWSDRREDYRTEILGLMKAQQVKNSIIVPAGAKGGFYPKRLPLEWSREEMLQEAIFCYRNFIRGLLDLTDNLVDGKIVPPENAVSYDGPDPYLAVAADKGTATFSDIANSIAIEKRYWMGDAFASGGSTGYDHKKMGITARGAWVAAKRHFQDLGVNLDESEVTVVGIGDMSGDVFGNGMLLSTHIKLVAAFDHRHIFLDPNPNPQFSYQERLRLFNLSRSSWDDYDRALLIKTGGGVYSRAAKSIELSQEVRALLNVEKETMVPNELIRAILQTPVDMIWNGGIGTYIKASCEKNNDVGDRSNDNLRINAKNVRARVVCEAGNLGVTQLGRIEFESIGGKINTDFIDNSAGVDCSDHEVNIKILLNQIVSSGSMTESQRNQLLSSMTDEVAQLVLRDNYFQNKSISLASYSTVQDLNLNIRFLHSLEQEGKINRALEFLPDDNELLKRRSAGVGLTRPELSVLFAYSKNILKAKIKKSELTKDPYFSQYVSYAFPRPIRCRFSNQMKDHYLSKEIVATQLSNQLVSMMGITFIYQMQDEMNISVSLITRAFVTALKIFKIEGLLKEVDSLDYKVDPTVQYQINVDAIRLIRRATRWLLRHRRDDLNVSSTIAHFKDHVAAIYVRLPKLLLGSEKMAMDEQQNVLINQNVPSELALRIAGTAPLFHALNIVEAATTYQEEVFRVAKIYFMLVDRLDLFWFRKRINAYPVDSRWSALARSGYKGDLDWIQQELTVRVLLDTSARSIPGKIKEWLIRHDPVVRRWRIILSAMRNADEKDFSILFVAIRELFDLAASEKRTIRTDTSRL